The Populus nigra chromosome 19, ddPopNigr1.1, whole genome shotgun sequence genome includes a window with the following:
- the LOC133679312 gene encoding uncharacterized protein LOC133679312 isoform X3, which translates to MKAMETIQDLIEEAKVRMVWWCLCIFCVTYFLSHTSSSMWMNLPISILFVSLLRILCNEVEFSWKVRRSVRRPSYLSHLEKKQLSLNDSRLSSVPPPPKWKRKIDSPVVEAAISDFIDKILKDFVVDLWYSEITPDREAPELMRSVIMDALGEISGRAKEINLIDLLTKDIVDLIGDHLDLFRRNQVAIGADVMATLSTEERDERLKHHLIASKELHPALISPESEYKVLQQLIGGVLAIVLRPREAQCPLVWTIAREIVTCLVMQPLLNLASPAYINEVLELILLAIKEDSPKDAGGDHPAGSVHNVDSTSRKDPSLNSQRSEIFDNKMDYRGTDKTLAKIDDHRETYLDYNSHQQEPMQPHPVEWARILEVATHRRTEVLTPENLENMWAKGRNYKKKENKNVKAGVPKSMAKSSVTNTAATTNLGKSMPINSNTMSTKMEEKAVLHLTHGLSLDTLTSHENRDGRQFTQNGCHELSFEGSRVGGEWENADNLASNENRGGIKRSNSTSALEALPDKKKAFTGDGGGSIISEFYSPESLRSADHAVKKVSDIVLRSEGPYSPKLKCRVMGAYFEKLGSNSFAVYSIAVTDSENRTWFVKRRYRNFERLHKHLKEIPNYTLHLPPKRIFSSSTEDAFVHQRCIQLDKYLQDLLSIANVAEQHEVWDFLSVSSKNYSFGKSSSVMRTLAVNVDGAVDDIVRQFKGVSDGFMRKVVGSTSPFDETDSSIYSRNLSWHSDDVNKHVLRQDTLEPVNSFSDTEESYIQENQEQKGVGSTAQANGWHSDNELNAKGFPPRVIKQGDESRTLGLEKKHVLEEKSKWINHGGFSVENSAVVSSQMDDPVGMPPEWTPSNVSLPLLNLVDKVFQLKRRGWLRRQVFWISKQILQLIMEDAIDEWLLRQIYWLRREDTIALGIQWVQDRLDYTWASFLVFDSEHVKKDQRLF; encoded by the exons atgaaggCTATGGAGACAATACAGGATCTGATTGAAGAAGCTAAAGTTCGAATGGTTTGGTGGTGTCTCTGTATCTTTTGCGTCACTTACTTCTTATCTC ATACAAGTTCATCAATGTGGATGAATCTTCCCATATCAATTCTCTTTGTTTCCTTGTTACGAATTTTGTGTAATGAGGTGGAGTTCAGCTGGAAAGTGCGCCGGTCAGTCCGTCGACCTTCTTATTTGTCACATTTGGAGAAGAAACAACTGTCTTTGAATGATTCAAGACTGTCTTCCGTGCCACCGCCACCAAAGTGGAAGAGGAAAATTGATTCTCCAGTTGTTGAGGCTGCAATTAGTGATTTCATTGATAAGATATTGAAGGATTTTGTGGTAGATTTGTGGTATTCAGAAATTACACCAGATAGGGAGGCACCTGAACTGATGCGGTCAGTAATCATGGATGCTCTTGGTGAGATATCTGGAAGGGCTAAAGAGATAAACCTCATTGACTTGTTAACAAA GGATATAGTTGATTTAATAGGGGATCACTTAGACCTATTTAGACGAAACCAAGTGGCCATAGGTGCTGATGTAATGGCAACTCTTTCCACTGAAGAGAGAGATGAAAGGTTGAAACACCATCTAATTGCTTCTAAGGAGCTTCATCCTGCACTGATATCTCCTGAGAGTGAGTACAAG GTTCTTCAACAGTTGATTGGTGGAGTTTTAGCTATAGTACTGAGACCTCGTGAAGCTCAGTGTCCGCTGGTTTGGACTATTGCTCGAGAGATCGTAACTTGCTTGGTAATGCAGCCTCTTCTAAACCTTGCAAGCCCTGC GTATATCAATGAGGTGCTTGAATTGATCTTACTTGCCATTAAAGAGGATAGTCCAAAAGATGCTGGTGGTGATCACCCTGCAGGGAGTGTGCATAATGTTGACTCTACCTCAAGAAAAGATCCTTCCTTAAATAGTCAAAGGTCTGAGATTTTTGACAACAAAATGGACTATCGAGGGACTGATAAAACTTTGGCTAAAATTGATGATCACAGAGAAACATACTTGGATTATAACTCACACCAACAAGAGCCTATGCAGCCACATCCTGTGGAGTGGGCACGAATATTAGAGGTGGCGACCCATAGAAGAACGGAAGTTCTTACACCTGAAAATTTGGAAAATATGTGGGCAAaaggaagaaattataaaaagaaagagaacaagAATGTCAAAGCAGGGGTTCCGAAATCAATGGCAAAGAGTTCTGTTACAAACACCGCAGCTACTACAAATTTGGGAAAAAGTATGCCAATAAATAGCAACACAATGTCTACAAAGATGGAGGAGAAAGCAGTATTGCATCTAACACATGGATTAAGTCTAGATACTTTAACAAGTCACGAGAATAGAGATGGGAGACAGTTTACGCAGAATGGTTGCCATGAATTATCTTTTGAAGGGTCACGTGTTGGTGGTGAATGGGAGAATGCTGACAATCTCGCTTCGAATGAAAACAGAGGTGGGATTAAGAGATCCAACAGCACCTCTGCTCTAGAAGCACTGCCTGATAAAAAGAAGGCATTTACAGGAGATGGTGGGGGGTCCATTATCTCAGAGTTTTACAGCCCGGAATCTCTCAGGAGTGCAGATCATGCTGTTAAGAAGGTTTCAGACATAGTACTTCGCAGCGAGGGACCTTATAGTCCCAAGTTGAAGTGTCGG GTTATGGGAGCATATTTTGAGAAACTTGGGTCAAACTCTTTTGCAGTTTACTCAATAGCAGTGACAGATTCAGAGAACAGAACTTGGTTTGTGAAAAGAAG GTACAGGAATTTCGAGAGACTGCATAAACATCTAAAAGAGATCCCTAATTACACATTACACTTGCCTCCGAAAAGGATATTCTCGTCAAGCACTGAAGATGCTTTTGTTCATCAACGCTGTATTCAGCTTGATAAATATCTTCAA GATCTCTTGTCCATAGCCAATGTGGCGGAGCAGCATGAAGTGTGGGATTTCTTAAGTGTTTCCTCAAAA AATTACTCTTTTGGAAAATCTTCCTCGGTCATGAGAACCCTGGCAG TAAACGTGGATGGTGCTGTGGATGATATTGTGCGCCAGTTCAAAGGGGTTTCAGATGGCTTTATGCGTAAAGTTGTTGGTTCGACTTCCCCATTTGATGAAACTGATTCTTCAATCTACAGCAGGAACTTGTCCTGGCATTCAGATGATGTGAATAAACATGTCTTGAGGCAGGATACCTTAGAACCTGTGAACAGCTTTTCTGATACCGAGGAAAGTTATATTCAAGAAAATCAGGAACAGAAGGGAGTTGGATCTACTGCACAAGCCAATGGTTGGCATTCAGACAATGAATTGAATGCAAAGGGTTTTCCTCCTCGGGTGATCAAACAGGGTGATGAGTCGCGGACCTTAGGTTTAgagaaaaaacatgttttagaggAGAAAAGTAAATGGATTAACCATGGTGGGTTTTCTGTAGAAAACTCTGCAGTAGTGTCCAGTCAAATGGACGATCCAGTTGGAATGCCACCTGAG tggACCCCATCTAATGTAAGTTTACCTCTGCTGAATCTAGTTGATAAGGTGTTTCAACTTAAAAGAAGAGGATGGCTGAG AAGACAGGTCTTTTGGATATCAAAGCAAATACTGCAGTTGATAATGGAAGATGCTATTGATGAGTGGCTTTTGAGGCAAATTTACTGGCTTCGGAGAGAGGACACTATTGCTCTTGGGATTCAGTGGGTGCAAGAT AGGCTGGATTACACATGGGCTTCTTTTCTTGTGTTTGATAGTGAACATGTTAAAAAGGATCAAAGG TTATTCTGA
- the LOC133679312 gene encoding uncharacterized protein LOC133679312 isoform X2, giving the protein MKAMETIQDLIEEAKVRMVWWCLCIFCVTYFLSHTSSSMWMNLPISILFVSLLRILCNEVEFSWKVRRSVRRPSYLSHLEKKQLSLNDSRLSSVPPPPKWKRKIDSPVVEAAISDFIDKILKDFVVDLWYSEITPDREAPELMRSVIMDALGEISGRAKEINLIDLLTKDIVDLIGDHLDLFRRNQVAIGADVMATLSTEERDERLKHHLIASKELHPALISPESEYKVLQQLIGGVLAIVLRPREAQCPLVWTIAREIVTCLVMQPLLNLASPAYINEVLELILLAIKEDSPKDAGGDHPAGSVHNVDSTSRKDPSLNSQRSEIFDNKMDYRGTDKTLAKIDDHRETYLDYNSHQQEPMQPHPVEWARILEVATHRRTEVLTPENLENMWAKGRNYKKKENKNVKAGVPKSMAKSSVTNTAATTNLGKSMPINSNTMSTKMEEKAVLHLTHGLSLDTLTSHENRDGRQFTQNGCHELSFEGSRVGGEWENADNLASNENRGGIKRSNSTSALEALPDKKKAFTGDGGGSIISEFYSPESLRSADHAVKKVSDIVLRSEGPYSPKLKCRVMGAYFEKLGSNSFAVYSIAVTDSENRTWFVKRRYRNFERLHKHLKEIPNYTLHLPPKRIFSSSTEDAFVHQRCIQLDKYLQDLLSIANVAEQHEVWDFLSVSSKNYSFGKSSSVMRTLAVNVDGAVDDIVRQFKGVSDGFMRKVVGSTSPFDETDSSIYSRNLSWHSDDVNKHVLRQDTLEPVNSFSDTEESYIQENQEQKGVGSTAQANGWHSDNELNAKGFPPRVIKQGDESRTLGLEKKHVLEEKSKWINHGGFSVENSAVVSSQMDDPVGMPPEWTPSNVSLPLLNLVDKVFQLKRRGWLRRQVFWISKQILQLIMEDAIDEWLLRQIYWLRREDTIALGIQWVQDRLDYTWASFLVFDSEHVKKDQRLMHCFYWGLCG; this is encoded by the exons atgaaggCTATGGAGACAATACAGGATCTGATTGAAGAAGCTAAAGTTCGAATGGTTTGGTGGTGTCTCTGTATCTTTTGCGTCACTTACTTCTTATCTC ATACAAGTTCATCAATGTGGATGAATCTTCCCATATCAATTCTCTTTGTTTCCTTGTTACGAATTTTGTGTAATGAGGTGGAGTTCAGCTGGAAAGTGCGCCGGTCAGTCCGTCGACCTTCTTATTTGTCACATTTGGAGAAGAAACAACTGTCTTTGAATGATTCAAGACTGTCTTCCGTGCCACCGCCACCAAAGTGGAAGAGGAAAATTGATTCTCCAGTTGTTGAGGCTGCAATTAGTGATTTCATTGATAAGATATTGAAGGATTTTGTGGTAGATTTGTGGTATTCAGAAATTACACCAGATAGGGAGGCACCTGAACTGATGCGGTCAGTAATCATGGATGCTCTTGGTGAGATATCTGGAAGGGCTAAAGAGATAAACCTCATTGACTTGTTAACAAA GGATATAGTTGATTTAATAGGGGATCACTTAGACCTATTTAGACGAAACCAAGTGGCCATAGGTGCTGATGTAATGGCAACTCTTTCCACTGAAGAGAGAGATGAAAGGTTGAAACACCATCTAATTGCTTCTAAGGAGCTTCATCCTGCACTGATATCTCCTGAGAGTGAGTACAAG GTTCTTCAACAGTTGATTGGTGGAGTTTTAGCTATAGTACTGAGACCTCGTGAAGCTCAGTGTCCGCTGGTTTGGACTATTGCTCGAGAGATCGTAACTTGCTTGGTAATGCAGCCTCTTCTAAACCTTGCAAGCCCTGC GTATATCAATGAGGTGCTTGAATTGATCTTACTTGCCATTAAAGAGGATAGTCCAAAAGATGCTGGTGGTGATCACCCTGCAGGGAGTGTGCATAATGTTGACTCTACCTCAAGAAAAGATCCTTCCTTAAATAGTCAAAGGTCTGAGATTTTTGACAACAAAATGGACTATCGAGGGACTGATAAAACTTTGGCTAAAATTGATGATCACAGAGAAACATACTTGGATTATAACTCACACCAACAAGAGCCTATGCAGCCACATCCTGTGGAGTGGGCACGAATATTAGAGGTGGCGACCCATAGAAGAACGGAAGTTCTTACACCTGAAAATTTGGAAAATATGTGGGCAAaaggaagaaattataaaaagaaagagaacaagAATGTCAAAGCAGGGGTTCCGAAATCAATGGCAAAGAGTTCTGTTACAAACACCGCAGCTACTACAAATTTGGGAAAAAGTATGCCAATAAATAGCAACACAATGTCTACAAAGATGGAGGAGAAAGCAGTATTGCATCTAACACATGGATTAAGTCTAGATACTTTAACAAGTCACGAGAATAGAGATGGGAGACAGTTTACGCAGAATGGTTGCCATGAATTATCTTTTGAAGGGTCACGTGTTGGTGGTGAATGGGAGAATGCTGACAATCTCGCTTCGAATGAAAACAGAGGTGGGATTAAGAGATCCAACAGCACCTCTGCTCTAGAAGCACTGCCTGATAAAAAGAAGGCATTTACAGGAGATGGTGGGGGGTCCATTATCTCAGAGTTTTACAGCCCGGAATCTCTCAGGAGTGCAGATCATGCTGTTAAGAAGGTTTCAGACATAGTACTTCGCAGCGAGGGACCTTATAGTCCCAAGTTGAAGTGTCGG GTTATGGGAGCATATTTTGAGAAACTTGGGTCAAACTCTTTTGCAGTTTACTCAATAGCAGTGACAGATTCAGAGAACAGAACTTGGTTTGTGAAAAGAAG GTACAGGAATTTCGAGAGACTGCATAAACATCTAAAAGAGATCCCTAATTACACATTACACTTGCCTCCGAAAAGGATATTCTCGTCAAGCACTGAAGATGCTTTTGTTCATCAACGCTGTATTCAGCTTGATAAATATCTTCAA GATCTCTTGTCCATAGCCAATGTGGCGGAGCAGCATGAAGTGTGGGATTTCTTAAGTGTTTCCTCAAAA AATTACTCTTTTGGAAAATCTTCCTCGGTCATGAGAACCCTGGCAG TAAACGTGGATGGTGCTGTGGATGATATTGTGCGCCAGTTCAAAGGGGTTTCAGATGGCTTTATGCGTAAAGTTGTTGGTTCGACTTCCCCATTTGATGAAACTGATTCTTCAATCTACAGCAGGAACTTGTCCTGGCATTCAGATGATGTGAATAAACATGTCTTGAGGCAGGATACCTTAGAACCTGTGAACAGCTTTTCTGATACCGAGGAAAGTTATATTCAAGAAAATCAGGAACAGAAGGGAGTTGGATCTACTGCACAAGCCAATGGTTGGCATTCAGACAATGAATTGAATGCAAAGGGTTTTCCTCCTCGGGTGATCAAACAGGGTGATGAGTCGCGGACCTTAGGTTTAgagaaaaaacatgttttagaggAGAAAAGTAAATGGATTAACCATGGTGGGTTTTCTGTAGAAAACTCTGCAGTAGTGTCCAGTCAAATGGACGATCCAGTTGGAATGCCACCTGAG tggACCCCATCTAATGTAAGTTTACCTCTGCTGAATCTAGTTGATAAGGTGTTTCAACTTAAAAGAAGAGGATGGCTGAG AAGACAGGTCTTTTGGATATCAAAGCAAATACTGCAGTTGATAATGGAAGATGCTATTGATGAGTGGCTTTTGAGGCAAATTTACTGGCTTCGGAGAGAGGACACTATTGCTCTTGGGATTCAGTGGGTGCAAGAT AGGCTGGATTACACATGGGCTTCTTTTCTTGTGTTTGATAGTGAACATGTTAAAAAGGATCAAAGG TTAATGCATTGCTTCTATTGGGGATTGTGTGGTTAG
- the LOC133679312 gene encoding uncharacterized protein LOC133679312 isoform X4 — MKAMETIQDLIEEAKVRMVWWCLCIFCVTYFLSHTSSSMWMNLPISILFVSLLRILCNEVEFSWKVRRSVRRPSYLSHLEKKQLSLNDSRLSSVPPPPKWKRKIDSPVVEAAISDFIDKILKDFVVDLWYSEITPDREAPELMRSVIMDALGEISGRAKEINLIDLLTKDIVDLIGDHLDLFRRNQVAIGADVMATLSTEERDERLKHHLIASKELHPALISPESEYKVLQQLIGGVLAIVLRPREAQCPLVWTIAREIVTCLVMQPLLNLASPAYINEVLELILLAIKEDSPKDAGGDHPAGSVHNVDSTSRKDPSLNSQRSEIFDNKMDYRGTDKTLAKIDDHRETYLDYNSHQQEPMQPHPVEWARILEVATHRRTEVLTPENLENMWAKGRNYKKKENKNVKAGVPKSMAKSSVTNTAATTNLGKSMPINSNTMSTKMEEKAVLHLTHGLSLDTLTSHENRDGRQFTQNGCHELSFEGSRVGGEWENADNLASNENRGGIKRSNSTSALEALPDKKKAFTGDGGGSIISEFYSPESLRSADHAVKKVSDIVLRSEGPYSPKLKCRVMGAYFEKLGSNSFAVYSIAVTDSENRTWFVKRRYRNFERLHKHLKEIPNYTLHLPPKRIFSSSTEDAFVHQRCIQLDKYLQDLLSIANVAEQHEVWDFLSVSSKNYSFGKSSSVMRTLAVNVDGAVDDIVRQFKGVSDGFMRKVVGSTSPFDETDSSIYSRNLSWHSDDVNKHVLRQDTLEPVNSFSDTEESYIQENQEQKGVGSTAQANGWHSDNELNAKGFPPRVIKQGDESRTLGLEKKHVLEEKSKWINHGGFSVENSAVVSSQMDDPVGMPPEWTPSNVSLPLLNLVDKVFQLKRRGWLRRQVFWISKQILQLIMEDAIDEWLLRQIYWLRREDTIALGIQWVQDLF; from the exons atgaaggCTATGGAGACAATACAGGATCTGATTGAAGAAGCTAAAGTTCGAATGGTTTGGTGGTGTCTCTGTATCTTTTGCGTCACTTACTTCTTATCTC ATACAAGTTCATCAATGTGGATGAATCTTCCCATATCAATTCTCTTTGTTTCCTTGTTACGAATTTTGTGTAATGAGGTGGAGTTCAGCTGGAAAGTGCGCCGGTCAGTCCGTCGACCTTCTTATTTGTCACATTTGGAGAAGAAACAACTGTCTTTGAATGATTCAAGACTGTCTTCCGTGCCACCGCCACCAAAGTGGAAGAGGAAAATTGATTCTCCAGTTGTTGAGGCTGCAATTAGTGATTTCATTGATAAGATATTGAAGGATTTTGTGGTAGATTTGTGGTATTCAGAAATTACACCAGATAGGGAGGCACCTGAACTGATGCGGTCAGTAATCATGGATGCTCTTGGTGAGATATCTGGAAGGGCTAAAGAGATAAACCTCATTGACTTGTTAACAAA GGATATAGTTGATTTAATAGGGGATCACTTAGACCTATTTAGACGAAACCAAGTGGCCATAGGTGCTGATGTAATGGCAACTCTTTCCACTGAAGAGAGAGATGAAAGGTTGAAACACCATCTAATTGCTTCTAAGGAGCTTCATCCTGCACTGATATCTCCTGAGAGTGAGTACAAG GTTCTTCAACAGTTGATTGGTGGAGTTTTAGCTATAGTACTGAGACCTCGTGAAGCTCAGTGTCCGCTGGTTTGGACTATTGCTCGAGAGATCGTAACTTGCTTGGTAATGCAGCCTCTTCTAAACCTTGCAAGCCCTGC GTATATCAATGAGGTGCTTGAATTGATCTTACTTGCCATTAAAGAGGATAGTCCAAAAGATGCTGGTGGTGATCACCCTGCAGGGAGTGTGCATAATGTTGACTCTACCTCAAGAAAAGATCCTTCCTTAAATAGTCAAAGGTCTGAGATTTTTGACAACAAAATGGACTATCGAGGGACTGATAAAACTTTGGCTAAAATTGATGATCACAGAGAAACATACTTGGATTATAACTCACACCAACAAGAGCCTATGCAGCCACATCCTGTGGAGTGGGCACGAATATTAGAGGTGGCGACCCATAGAAGAACGGAAGTTCTTACACCTGAAAATTTGGAAAATATGTGGGCAAaaggaagaaattataaaaagaaagagaacaagAATGTCAAAGCAGGGGTTCCGAAATCAATGGCAAAGAGTTCTGTTACAAACACCGCAGCTACTACAAATTTGGGAAAAAGTATGCCAATAAATAGCAACACAATGTCTACAAAGATGGAGGAGAAAGCAGTATTGCATCTAACACATGGATTAAGTCTAGATACTTTAACAAGTCACGAGAATAGAGATGGGAGACAGTTTACGCAGAATGGTTGCCATGAATTATCTTTTGAAGGGTCACGTGTTGGTGGTGAATGGGAGAATGCTGACAATCTCGCTTCGAATGAAAACAGAGGTGGGATTAAGAGATCCAACAGCACCTCTGCTCTAGAAGCACTGCCTGATAAAAAGAAGGCATTTACAGGAGATGGTGGGGGGTCCATTATCTCAGAGTTTTACAGCCCGGAATCTCTCAGGAGTGCAGATCATGCTGTTAAGAAGGTTTCAGACATAGTACTTCGCAGCGAGGGACCTTATAGTCCCAAGTTGAAGTGTCGG GTTATGGGAGCATATTTTGAGAAACTTGGGTCAAACTCTTTTGCAGTTTACTCAATAGCAGTGACAGATTCAGAGAACAGAACTTGGTTTGTGAAAAGAAG GTACAGGAATTTCGAGAGACTGCATAAACATCTAAAAGAGATCCCTAATTACACATTACACTTGCCTCCGAAAAGGATATTCTCGTCAAGCACTGAAGATGCTTTTGTTCATCAACGCTGTATTCAGCTTGATAAATATCTTCAA GATCTCTTGTCCATAGCCAATGTGGCGGAGCAGCATGAAGTGTGGGATTTCTTAAGTGTTTCCTCAAAA AATTACTCTTTTGGAAAATCTTCCTCGGTCATGAGAACCCTGGCAG TAAACGTGGATGGTGCTGTGGATGATATTGTGCGCCAGTTCAAAGGGGTTTCAGATGGCTTTATGCGTAAAGTTGTTGGTTCGACTTCCCCATTTGATGAAACTGATTCTTCAATCTACAGCAGGAACTTGTCCTGGCATTCAGATGATGTGAATAAACATGTCTTGAGGCAGGATACCTTAGAACCTGTGAACAGCTTTTCTGATACCGAGGAAAGTTATATTCAAGAAAATCAGGAACAGAAGGGAGTTGGATCTACTGCACAAGCCAATGGTTGGCATTCAGACAATGAATTGAATGCAAAGGGTTTTCCTCCTCGGGTGATCAAACAGGGTGATGAGTCGCGGACCTTAGGTTTAgagaaaaaacatgttttagaggAGAAAAGTAAATGGATTAACCATGGTGGGTTTTCTGTAGAAAACTCTGCAGTAGTGTCCAGTCAAATGGACGATCCAGTTGGAATGCCACCTGAG tggACCCCATCTAATGTAAGTTTACCTCTGCTGAATCTAGTTGATAAGGTGTTTCAACTTAAAAGAAGAGGATGGCTGAG AAGACAGGTCTTTTGGATATCAAAGCAAATACTGCAGTTGATAATGGAAGATGCTATTGATGAGTGGCTTTTGAGGCAAATTTACTGGCTTCGGAGAGAGGACACTATTGCTCTTGGGATTCAGTGGGTGCAAGAT TTATTCTGA